AAACCGCAGGTTGCGATAGCCTTATAAGAAAGCCTTAATTCAGCCGGCCCCTCAGTGCCTCAATTTCGTCCGGGGACAAGCCGGTAGCCTCCGAGATTTGGGAGACCTCAAGCCCCATCCGCAGAAGGTTTCGTGCCGCGTCGGCCCTGCCCTTGGCCAAGGCCGCACGGCGGATGGTCTCGTCGTTCGTCTCCGCATCCCGCATTGCCTTATAACTCAAAAGATAGTTATAGCGCTCCATTTGGCTCTGTAAAAACAGCTTCTCCAGATCCAGGGCCTGACCGATCATCGGATCCTTAACCATCGCCTCCGGCATCTTCTTCGCCTCCATTCCCGCCAGATACAATAGCCAATACTCCAGACGACTTCGAGGAACTCTGTCTTTGGCGGAAAGATTGTAAATCCAAGGGGCCTGGAGGGCGAATATTTGGGCGAGGGGCAGGGCGAGGACATCGCCGGACCGAACTAAAAGACCTCGACGGTCCCCCCAAACGATCCCCCAAGGAGAAAGGGAATTTAGGGGAGATAGGAATATGAGTAATCCTGACGTTTGTACCGCCCTCCCATTGATGCTAGAATTCCAAACCGATACTAGAATGCCAAGCGGTCGTTTCCGGATGGTAAAAAGAGGGAAAAGGGTAAGATTGTGGGGTTCAAGCCTATTTAGGAGGGATTTGTGTTGTTTTTGAGAAACTTTTTGGTTTTGAGCGTAACGGCGTTTCTGTTCGTCCTTGCCGCGGGGGGAGTCGCGAACGCGGCGGTCGATTCTGTCGGCGTCATCGATATGTACGAGGTTACCAACAACCACCCGAAGATGAACGACGCCAAGGCTCAGCTGGCGACGATATCCCGCCAGAAAGAGACCGAGGCGAAGGCCGCCGCCGATAAGGAGTCCGACCCCGCCAAGAAGGCCCAGATCGTCCAGGCAAAGCGGATGGAGCTGGCCAGGGAAGAGCAGAAGATCATGGACCCCATCTTCAGGGACTGCCAACAGGCCGTGCGGGAGGTGGCCACGAACAAGAAGCTGACCCTCGTCCTCAACAAGTC
This portion of the uncultured Fretibacterium sp. genome encodes:
- a CDS encoding OmpH family outer membrane protein, which translates into the protein MFLRNFLVLSVTAFLFVLAAGGVANAAVDSVGVIDMYEVTNNHPKMNDAKAQLATISRQKETEAKAAADKESDPAKKAQIVQAKRMELAREEQKIMDPIFRDCQQAVREVATNKKLTLVLNKSVVLIGGSDITQDVIQQLAKSNAASKKK